A region of uncultured Desulfobacter sp. DNA encodes the following proteins:
- a CDS encoding TatD family hydrolase has translation MILFDSHCHIDDKCYVNDLDDVMDRSRQQGVLAVMVVGIDRDTSRRAMDIASRFDHVYTSVGLHPHDAVQCSPQVLNELRQLALTQDCVKAWGETGLDFNRMFSPQKDQEACFSSQLALAGKLDLPLIFHERDSRGRFYDILKSDGPKSRKGVVHCFSGTKEEMFKYLDLGYYIGITGILTILQRGEYLRSIVPLIPRDRLLIETDAPYLTPKPQRNKHRRNEPAFVRSVMECLAQVRKEDPNQLAAAVFKNTLNLYNIPEDPAWPDK, from the coding sequence ATGATTCTTTTTGACTCCCATTGCCATATTGACGATAAATGCTACGTTAACGACCTGGACGACGTCATGGACAGATCTCGTCAGCAAGGGGTTCTGGCTGTGATGGTGGTCGGCATTGACAGGGACACCTCCCGAAGAGCCATGGATATCGCATCCCGGTTTGATCATGTTTACACATCTGTGGGACTTCACCCCCATGATGCGGTTCAATGTTCCCCCCAAGTACTCAATGAACTTCGACAACTGGCCCTGACCCAAGATTGCGTCAAGGCCTGGGGAGAAACCGGACTGGACTTCAACCGCATGTTTTCACCCCAAAAAGATCAGGAAGCCTGTTTTTCGTCCCAGCTTGCCCTGGCCGGAAAACTGGATCTGCCTCTAATTTTCCATGAACGGGATTCCAGGGGGCGGTTTTATGACATATTGAAATCAGACGGCCCCAAATCAAGAAAAGGAGTGGTTCACTGTTTTTCCGGCACAAAAGAGGAGATGTTTAAATACCTTGATCTGGGGTATTATATCGGCATTACCGGCATACTTACCATTCTCCAGCGCGGAGAGTACCTGCGTAGCATTGTTCCCTTGATTCCCCGGGATCGGCTGCTCATAGAAACCGATGCGCCCTATCTGACACCCAAGCCCCAGAGAAACAAACACCGGCGCAACGAACCCGCTTTTGTCAGATCCGTTATGGAATGCCTTGCCCAGGTCCGCAAAGAAGACCCGAATCAACTGGCCGCCGCTGTGTTTAAAAACACCCTGAACCTTTATAATATCCCCGAAGATCCCGCCTGGCCGGATAAATAA
- a CDS encoding lytic murein transglycosylase: MNNSDRSIKFILNLVVALFIIFFVNFFINVCHAQNSSEPVGAGQTSEFEFLTQRLIQDGFDQEKTKVLFANKTISFDPDGVSLFFIHSESNLDYDQFSSPESIDDAQKYMVAHKESLDKAQEEFSVDKTIITAILLVETRLGAYLGKRTVINTLSTMAALTDKALAERVWRAIANNKKPDRATFDRKVDQKARWGYEELKALISYANREDIDPVSIKGSYAGAMGIPQFMPFNALVLAQDGNKDGRVDLFDHDDAIFSVANYLKHHGWKSGLSRQRQHEVLFQYNHSNYYVDALLKISDKLK, translated from the coding sequence ATGAATAATTCCGACCGATCTATAAAATTCATTCTGAACTTAGTGGTGGCGCTATTTATCATTTTTTTTGTCAATTTTTTTATCAATGTCTGCCATGCCCAGAATAGCAGCGAACCAGTTGGTGCCGGACAGACCAGTGAATTTGAATTCCTTACCCAACGGCTTATCCAGGATGGGTTTGATCAGGAAAAAACAAAAGTCCTGTTTGCCAATAAAACGATCTCTTTCGATCCCGACGGTGTTTCTCTATTTTTCATCCATTCGGAATCCAATCTCGACTATGACCAGTTTTCTTCCCCGGAATCCATTGACGATGCCCAAAAGTACATGGTCGCGCATAAGGAGAGCCTTGATAAAGCCCAGGAAGAATTTTCAGTGGACAAAACAATTATCACAGCCATCCTTCTGGTGGAAACCCGTCTGGGGGCATATCTTGGCAAGCGCACAGTGATAAACACCCTGTCCACCATGGCAGCTCTTACCGACAAGGCTCTTGCCGAAAGGGTCTGGCGGGCCATAGCCAATAACAAAAAACCTGATCGCGCCACTTTTGACAGAAAGGTGGACCAGAAAGCCAGATGGGGCTATGAGGAGCTTAAAGCCCTGATCAGCTATGCCAATCGTGAAGACATTGACCCTGTTTCCATCAAAGGGTCTTACGCCGGCGCCATGGGTATTCCCCAGTTCATGCCTTTCAACGCCCTGGTACTGGCACAGGACGGCAACAAGGACGGGCGGGTGGATCTGTTTGACCACGATGACGCCATCTTTTCCGTAGCCAACTATTTAAAACATCACGGCTGGAAGTCAGGCTTAAGCCGCCAACGCCAGCATGAAGTCCTGTTTCAGTACAATCATTCCAACTACTATGTGGATGCTTTGCTCAAGATTTCAGACAAATTGAAATAA
- a CDS encoding P-II family nitrogen regulator — MKKIEAIIKPFKLDDVKEALSEIGIYGMTVTEVNGYGRQKGHKEIYRGAEYVVDFVPKIKLEIVVTDDRVDETVETIRSATNSGKIGDGKIFILPVEGAIRVRTGESGDDAI, encoded by the coding sequence ATGAAAAAAATTGAAGCGATTATTAAACCTTTTAAGCTGGACGATGTCAAAGAGGCATTAAGTGAAATCGGCATCTACGGCATGACCGTTACAGAAGTTAATGGATACGGCCGGCAGAAAGGGCATAAGGAAATCTACCGTGGCGCAGAATATGTTGTTGATTTTGTACCAAAAATCAAGCTTGAGATTGTTGTGACCGACGACCGGGTTGACGAAACCGTGGAAACCATCCGTTCTGCGACCAACAGCGGTAAAATCGGTGATGGTAAGATTTTTATATTGCCGGTCGAAGGAGCCATCCGGGTCAGAACCGGTGAAAGCGGAGATGACGCAATATAG
- a CDS encoding ABC transporter ATP-binding protein, whose translation MAVIGPNGGGKSTLLRLILGLIKPDRGKIRVLGERPGKLIQALGYVPQNVHINDHFPITALDVVLMGCLGSKQRFGQSSRTRKECEKEGFATLERMGMAEHARKKIGELSGGQCQRVFIARSLMTRPRLLLLDEPTASIDSRGQADFFNLLETLNKDVAIVVVTHDLFAVSSYVKSVACVNHRLHYHAQEEIKGQVFETMHACSVEDVCRVQVLTQVLPGTGYNATGGDGGNS comes from the coding sequence ATGGCCGTTATCGGCCCCAACGGGGGAGGGAAATCCACCCTGCTCCGATTGATTCTGGGCCTGATTAAGCCCGATAGGGGTAAGATCCGGGTGCTGGGTGAACGTCCCGGCAAGCTGATTCAGGCCCTGGGATATGTGCCCCAGAACGTCCATATCAACGACCATTTCCCCATTACCGCCCTGGATGTGGTGCTCATGGGATGCCTTGGTTCGAAACAGCGTTTCGGGCAGTCCAGCCGGACCCGGAAAGAGTGTGAAAAAGAAGGGTTCGCCACCTTGGAGCGCATGGGCATGGCCGAACACGCCCGCAAAAAAATCGGGGAGCTTTCCGGGGGGCAGTGCCAGCGGGTGTTCATTGCCCGGTCGCTGATGACCCGGCCCCGTCTTCTGCTTCTGGACGAGCCCACGGCCAGCATAGATTCCCGGGGGCAGGCGGATTTTTTTAACCTGCTTGAAACCCTGAACAAGGATGTGGCCATTGTGGTGGTTACCCATGATCTGTTTGCCGTGTCCAGTTATGTCAAATCTGTGGCCTGTGTGAATCATCGGCTGCATTACCACGCCCAGGAGGAGATTAAAGGACAGGTGTTTGAAACCATGCATGCCTGCTCGGTGGAAGATGTGTGCCGGGTGCAGGTGCTGACCCAGGTTTTGCCTGGAACAGGGTACAATGCCACAGGAGGTGACGGTGGAAATTCTTAA
- the glnA gene encoding type I glutamate--ammonia ligase, translating to MTPKDVLAMAKENDCKVVDIRYMDFIGTWQHFSVPVHELTEASFEDGFGFDGSSMRAWQNIDNSDMNVIPEAATAKIDPFFKVPTLAIIGNIHDPITGEVYSRDPRGIAKRTEAYIKSTGIGDTIFVGPEPEFFIFSNIRYSSDPHASFFEIDSREAYWNTGDGSEPNLGYKIRPKHGYFPLPPMDTYQDIRTEMMLTLQDLGIDMECQHHEVATAGQSEIDLRFDSLLNMGDKLAWFKYVLKNVAAKHGHCVTFMPKPLFGDNGTGMHTHMSFWKGGEPTFAGNKYAGLSDNALWAVGGIMKHVKALCAITNPTTNSYKRLVPGFEAPIKMAYSSRNRSAAIRIPMYSGSPKAKRLEFRTPDPSTNGYMAFSAIAMAMLDGIQNKLDPGDPMDKNIYDLPPEELAAIPSAPGCLEEALEALKADHDFLLKGDVFTKDVIDYWIDYKMENEVKQVISRPHPHEFYLYFDI from the coding sequence ATGACACCAAAAGACGTATTGGCAATGGCAAAAGAAAACGATTGTAAAGTCGTTGATATCCGCTACATGGACTTCATCGGCACCTGGCAACACTTCAGCGTTCCCGTGCATGAACTGACAGAAGCGTCCTTTGAAGACGGGTTCGGTTTTGACGGTTCTTCCATGAGAGCATGGCAGAACATTGACAACTCCGATATGAACGTAATTCCTGAAGCAGCTACAGCAAAAATCGATCCGTTTTTCAAAGTGCCCACGCTGGCCATTATCGGCAACATCCATGACCCCATCACCGGTGAAGTCTACTCCAGAGACCCCCGCGGTATTGCCAAGAGAACAGAAGCTTACATTAAGAGCACCGGCATCGGCGACACCATTTTCGTAGGTCCCGAGCCCGAATTTTTTATCTTCTCCAACATCCGTTACTCCTCTGACCCCCATGCATCCTTCTTTGAAATTGATTCCCGGGAAGCATACTGGAACACAGGTGACGGTTCCGAGCCCAACCTGGGCTACAAAATCAGACCCAAACACGGCTACTTCCCCCTGCCGCCCATGGATACCTATCAGGATATTAGAACTGAAATGATGCTGACCCTGCAGGATCTGGGCATTGACATGGAATGCCAGCATCACGAAGTTGCCACCGCCGGACAGTCTGAGATTGACCTTCGGTTTGACTCCCTGCTGAATATGGGTGACAAGCTTGCCTGGTTCAAATATGTACTGAAAAATGTGGCTGCCAAACACGGACATTGCGTTACCTTTATGCCCAAACCCCTTTTTGGTGATAACGGTACCGGTATGCATACCCACATGAGTTTCTGGAAAGGCGGAGAACCGACCTTTGCAGGCAACAAATATGCCGGCCTGTCCGACAACGCTCTGTGGGCCGTCGGCGGCATCATGAAACACGTTAAAGCCCTGTGCGCCATCACCAACCCCACCACCAACTCCTACAAACGTCTGGTTCCCGGTTTTGAAGCACCCATCAAAATGGCTTACTCCAGCCGGAACCGCTCTGCAGCCATCCGTATACCTATGTACTCCGGATCACCCAAGGCCAAACGTCTTGAGTTCCGGACCCCTGACCCCAGCACCAACGGCTACATGGCCTTCTCCGCCATCGCCATGGCCATGCTTGACGGTATCCAGAACAAACTTGATCCGGGCGATCCCATGGATAAAAACATCTATGATCTTCCCCCTGAAGAACTGGCTGCGATTCCGTCCGCTCCGGGCTGCCTTGAAGAAGCCCTTGAAGCCCTTAAAGCAGATCATGACTTCCTGCTCAAGGGTGATGTCTTCACCAAGGATGTTATTGACTACTGGATTGACTACAAAATGGAAAACGAAGTCAAACAGGTTATCAGCCGTCCGCATCCCCATGAATTCTATCTGTACTTTGATATCTAA
- a CDS encoding MoxR family ATPase: MTKHQDARFQGAQKYVLDPELASIVNISMALEMPLLLKGEPGTGKTMLAHAIADTLDMKLIVLNVKSSMKLVEALYQYDTLTRLNDSRFGDSERDVSNINEYIRMGKIGQAFCAEKRTVLLIDEIDKADTDFQDDMLDVLDQMQFDIIETDQTIAAIHRPVIIITSNAKKDLSDPFLGRCNFHHIAFPDPKMMRRIIQVHFPGIDSKLAENAVNTFYAAREIEGIEKKPATRELINWIRALQADPDFKAQDILQGSMPFLGVLFKKSPDYERAKNMTGRRQRF, encoded by the coding sequence ATGACAAAACATCAAGACGCACGGTTCCAGGGGGCTCAAAAATATGTGCTTGACCCGGAGCTTGCATCCATTGTCAATATATCCATGGCCCTTGAGATGCCCCTGCTCCTGAAAGGCGAGCCCGGCACGGGTAAAACCATGCTCGCCCATGCCATTGCCGACACCCTGGACATGAAGCTGATTGTTCTCAATGTCAAATCAAGCATGAAGCTTGTGGAGGCCCTGTATCAGTACGATACCCTTACCCGGCTCAATGATTCACGGTTTGGTGATTCTGAAAGGGATGTCAGTAATATTAATGAATATATAAGGATGGGGAAAATCGGTCAGGCCTTCTGTGCAGAAAAAAGGACCGTTCTTCTTATTGATGAGATTGACAAGGCAGATACTGATTTCCAGGATGATATGCTTGATGTTCTGGATCAGATGCAGTTTGATATCATTGAAACCGATCAAACCATAGCCGCCATTCACAGGCCCGTAATCATCATTACATCCAATGCCAAAAAAGATTTATCCGATCCCTTTCTCGGGCGGTGTAATTTTCACCACATTGCCTTTCCCGATCCTAAAATGATGCGCAGGATTATCCAGGTTCATTTTCCCGGCATTGATTCAAAACTGGCGGAGAACGCCGTTAACACATTCTATGCGGCCCGGGAGATTGAGGGGATAGAAAAAAAGCCTGCCACCCGGGAGCTGATCAACTGGATACGCGCCCTGCAGGCAGATCCGGACTTTAAGGCCCAGGACATTCTCCAGGGGAGTATGCCGTTTTTAGGCGTGCTGTTTAAAAAAAGTCCGGACTATGAACGGGCCAAAAATATGACCGGCCGACGTCAACGATTCTGA
- the tatA gene encoding twin-arginine translocase TatA/TatE family subunit encodes MIGGIGMPELIIILVIILIIFGAGKLPEIGAGLGKGIKNFKKATREPIEEDKEKEPEKIDKN; translated from the coding sequence ATGATTGGTGGCATAGGAATGCCGGAGTTAATAATAATCCTGGTAATTATCCTTATTATATTCGGAGCGGGCAAGCTGCCTGAAATCGGTGCCGGTTTAGGAAAGGGCATTAAGAATTTCAAAAAAGCAACAAGGGAACCCATTGAAGAAGACAAAGAGAAGGAACCTGAAAAAATAGATAAAAATTAG
- a CDS encoding transcriptional repressor, producing the protein MPENKKDNSMCIHCNYSQLLEDAGLPATPNRLRVLEIIGNNSFPLSVADIHETLERSCPVNRTTVYRILDLLVEKQVVARIATGGRAAYYGMAPNEQHQAHPHFYCTQCGRMDCLTPETVNIDFHAFENTFPGRIDKFEVRLDGICRNCLKKRE; encoded by the coding sequence ATGCCGGAGAACAAAAAAGATAATTCCATGTGTATTCATTGCAATTACAGCCAACTGTTGGAGGACGCGGGGCTTCCTGCAACCCCCAACAGGCTCCGGGTACTGGAAATCATCGGCAACAACAGTTTTCCGTTGTCGGTGGCTGACATCCACGAAACCCTGGAAAGATCCTGTCCCGTCAACCGGACAACCGTGTACCGCATCCTGGATCTGCTGGTGGAAAAGCAGGTCGTGGCCCGGATCGCAACCGGCGGCCGGGCAGCCTATTACGGCATGGCGCCCAATGAGCAGCACCAGGCCCATCCTCATTTTTACTGCACCCAGTGCGGGCGCATGGATTGTCTGACCCCTGAAACCGTGAATATTGATTTCCATGCCTTTGAAAATACCTTTCCCGGCCGTATAGACAAGTTTGAGGTCCGTTTGGACGGCATTTGCCGCAATTGTCTTAAAAAGAGAGAATAA
- a CDS encoding ATP-binding cassette domain-containing protein, with protein sequence MRANSGKSYIIRLFNVTKRYGGKLALNDITLDIEPGEFIFISGPSGAGKSTLLKVLYLAERVSEGQILIDGLNLARITSARLPFLRRRFGMIFQDFKLISSRTVFENVALVLKVAGEKPSIIKKKVMHVLRITNMEKKANHLPLTLSGGEQQRVAVARAVVGEPSIILADEPTGSLDSESARRVLDLLAGYHQNGATILMASHNLEQMNCFKKGRNIVLEDGKLKGISTIIS encoded by the coding sequence ATGAGGGCGAACAGCGGTAAATCTTATATTATCAGGCTGTTTAATGTGACCAAACGCTATGGCGGCAAGCTGGCTTTAAATGATATCACCCTTGACATTGAGCCTGGTGAGTTCATTTTTATTTCCGGGCCTTCCGGGGCCGGAAAGTCCACTTTACTTAAAGTGTTATATCTGGCCGAACGGGTATCCGAAGGCCAAATTCTCATTGACGGTCTGAACCTGGCGCGAATTACATCGGCAAGACTGCCTTTTTTGCGCCGTCGTTTCGGCATGATTTTTCAGGATTTCAAGCTGATATCCAGCCGTACCGTGTTTGAAAACGTGGCCCTGGTGCTTAAGGTTGCCGGAGAAAAACCATCTATTATAAAAAAAAAAGTGATGCACGTTCTCAGGATCACAAATATGGAAAAAAAGGCCAATCATCTGCCGCTGACGCTGTCGGGTGGCGAACAGCAGCGGGTGGCGGTGGCAAGGGCTGTGGTGGGAGAACCATCCATTATCCTTGCAGACGAGCCCACGGGCAGTCTGGACAGCGAATCTGCCCGGCGCGTGCTTGATCTTCTTGCAGGGTATCACCAAAATGGGGCAACCATTCTCATGGCCAGCCATAATTTAGAGCAGATGAACTGTTTTAAAAAAGGACGAAATATCGTTCTGGAGGATGGCAAGCTAAAAGGAATATCAACTATTATAAGCTGA
- the glnD gene encoding [protein-PII] uridylyltransferase: MDSPETKLLVEQKQVLVDQYLQGQETNFLEKMTTRLDEYFYGVFEKSIAARKMVISGSPFAIIALGGYGRKEQCIHSDIDLLILFDKIIPPDVEAFVQELLYPLWDARFEVGYAVRNINECIKMSFERFDILTTVLDARFICGASLIYSAFMEKFRQQLSSKHLKSTLNYLYENGEKRLEDFGDSSYLVAPDLKSGFGGLRDYHTLLWYAKIKSNIKSRRDLEYYGFLSHFEYENLEEALTYIWDVRNRLHYISNRKNDTLHFEHQTEVAGLMDYADSSGSPQVEVFLGELHEKMDFLKQIYQITFEDILSTCRVKKETVDARPTKTDGLVVRKRRLCFANTVTIIQHPDLLLRIFLESGQTRIPLSIEARRIVSEFRHLVDEEIRTDPGCVKIFKRILGLSVWKFNVLNVMLSTGILEQFIPEFAPLVHKIQYNQYHLFPVDKHSIRCVQILNSFKDPGDTMMGTLYNSVFKEIRNKNVLLIAGLLHDIGKADPAKEHSLRGAGIAGPVVDRLGFSPTEKEDILFLIENHLFLAKTATRRDIFDEETAVYTAHKIGKIRLLRMLFLLTVADSKATGPKAWNDWTENLLKDLFFKSMSIIKTGELASKKTQRLIEKKKKDVLTLLRESWREEEVTRQLSVMSRRYLLYVPPQNIVDHINLFRNLGDREYIWQITKENDSDMRTVSICGKDKPGFYSKVSGVFFQNSIDIVGSQAYFLGDSHFLDIFNVRPPQDRLFEKEKWEKAGQDLSMALEDDHYLDNVLEKIPTKITISSGSSPEPNQVRIDNETSSFFTIIEVLTYDFPGLLFAVTNALYRAGINVNVAMVATKIDQVIDVFYVRDIEGDNKIESKEKLDQIKTAIINRLPQIHSKEVINEKN, from the coding sequence ATGGACAGTCCTGAAACCAAATTATTAGTTGAACAGAAACAAGTGCTGGTAGATCAATACCTCCAGGGGCAAGAAACAAATTTCCTGGAAAAAATGACGACTCGTCTTGATGAATACTTTTATGGGGTGTTTGAAAAAAGTATTGCCGCCAGGAAAATGGTCATTTCGGGGAGTCCTTTTGCCATCATTGCCCTGGGAGGATATGGAAGAAAAGAGCAGTGCATTCATTCAGATATTGATCTGCTGATCCTTTTTGATAAAATCATTCCACCGGATGTAGAGGCCTTTGTCCAAGAGCTTTTATATCCTTTATGGGACGCCAGATTTGAAGTCGGATATGCGGTGCGGAACATCAATGAATGCATTAAAATGTCCTTTGAGCGCTTTGACATCCTCACCACAGTGCTTGATGCAAGGTTCATCTGCGGCGCATCCCTGATCTATTCGGCGTTCATGGAAAAATTCAGGCAACAGCTGTCTTCAAAGCACTTGAAATCCACACTCAATTATCTGTACGAAAACGGAGAAAAGCGCCTGGAGGATTTCGGAGACTCTTCCTATCTGGTCGCCCCGGATCTGAAATCAGGATTTGGCGGCCTGCGGGATTATCACACACTGCTGTGGTATGCCAAAATTAAATCCAACATCAAATCCCGCCGGGATCTGGAATATTACGGATTTCTTTCCCATTTTGAATATGAGAACCTTGAAGAAGCCTTAACCTATATATGGGATGTACGGAATCGATTGCACTATATCAGTAATCGCAAAAATGACACCTTGCATTTTGAACACCAGACGGAAGTGGCCGGCCTGATGGATTATGCAGATTCATCGGGCTCCCCCCAGGTGGAAGTATTCCTGGGTGAACTGCATGAAAAAATGGATTTTTTAAAGCAGATTTACCAGATCACTTTTGAGGACATCCTATCCACCTGCCGGGTAAAGAAAGAGACCGTTGATGCGCGGCCCACCAAGACAGATGGCCTGGTGGTCAGGAAACGCCGGCTTTGTTTTGCCAACACCGTTACAATTATCCAGCATCCGGACTTATTGCTTCGCATTTTTCTTGAAAGTGGTCAGACCCGCATTCCCCTGTCCATTGAGGCCAGGCGGATCGTATCGGAATTCCGCCACCTCGTCGATGAAGAGATCCGGACGGATCCGGGATGCGTTAAAATTTTCAAACGGATTCTGGGTCTGTCTGTATGGAAATTCAACGTGCTCAACGTCATGCTTTCCACGGGCATTCTGGAACAGTTCATTCCGGAATTTGCACCGTTAGTACACAAAATCCAGTACAATCAATACCACCTGTTTCCCGTGGATAAGCATTCCATCCGTTGTGTTCAGATCCTTAACAGCTTCAAGGATCCCGGCGACACCATGATGGGCACTCTATACAACTCCGTGTTCAAAGAGATCAGGAATAAAAATGTTTTGCTTATTGCAGGACTTTTGCATGACATCGGCAAGGCAGATCCGGCCAAGGAGCACTCGCTGAGAGGCGCCGGAATAGCCGGACCTGTTGTTGACCGTCTCGGATTCAGCCCCACCGAAAAAGAGGATATCCTTTTCCTCATAGAGAACCATTTATTTCTGGCAAAAACCGCCACCCGCCGGGATATTTTTGATGAGGAAACAGCCGTTTACACCGCACATAAGATCGGTAAAATCCGGCTACTGCGCATGCTCTTCCTGCTGACGGTGGCAGATTCCAAGGCCACCGGACCCAAGGCCTGGAACGACTGGACGGAAAACCTGCTCAAAGACCTGTTTTTTAAAAGCATGAGCATAATCAAAACAGGGGAACTGGCGTCCAAGAAAACCCAGAGACTGATTGAAAAAAAGAAAAAAGACGTTCTGACCCTGTTGCGGGAGAGCTGGCGGGAAGAAGAGGTCACCCGGCAGCTATCTGTCATGTCCCGGCGCTATCTGCTTTACGTGCCGCCCCAGAACATCGTGGATCATATTAATCTGTTTAGAAATCTTGGCGACCGGGAATATATCTGGCAAATCACCAAGGAAAATGATTCAGATATGAGAACCGTCTCCATTTGCGGCAAGGACAAGCCAGGATTCTACTCCAAGGTTTCCGGAGTTTTTTTCCAGAATAGTATTGATATTGTCGGCTCCCAGGCTTATTTTTTAGGGGATAGCCATTTTCTGGATATCTTCAATGTCCGTCCACCCCAGGACCGCCTCTTTGAAAAGGAAAAATGGGAAAAAGCCGGACAGGACCTAAGTATGGCCCTTGAAGACGATCATTACCTGGATAATGTACTTGAAAAAATCCCAACAAAAATAACCATATCCAGCGGCAGCAGCCCTGAACCCAACCAGGTCCGCATAGACAATGAGACATCCAGCTTTTTTACAATTATTGAAGTTTTAACCTATGATTTTCCAGGACTTTTGTTTGCCGTCACCAATGCCTTGTACCGGGCCGGCATCAACGTCAATGTCGCCATGGTCGCCACAAAAATAGACCAGGTGATTGACGTTTTTTACGTCCGGGATATTGAAGGAGATAATAAAATAGAATCAAAAGAGAAATTGGATCAGATAAAAACAGCTATTATTAACCGTCTTCCACAGATACACTCAAAGGAGGTCATAAATGAAAAAAATTGA
- a CDS encoding metal ABC transporter permease: MEILKYEFMRHALAAGLLTSVICGIMGTLVVVNRIVFLSGGIAHAAYGGIGMAFYFNWPVIPSTMGFSLGASLVMAAVTLNNRQRADTVIGVIWAVGMAFGIILVDLTPGYNVDLMSYLFGSILTVPGSDLIIMGVIGALILFLVLFFYKELMAVSYDEEFAGLRGLPVRGIYFSLIAMLGLTVVMVIQVVGLIMVIALLTIPPFIVEKYARSLGAMMVGSSVLGICFTLSGLYLSYRFDLTSGATIIMVAGTVFLVVLGFEKIGDVISRTVLHAGEQKR; the protein is encoded by the coding sequence GTGGAAATTCTTAAGTACGAATTCATGCGCCATGCCTTGGCTGCAGGGCTTCTGACCAGCGTCATCTGCGGTATCATGGGTACCCTTGTGGTGGTGAACCGCATTGTCTTTTTATCTGGTGGCATTGCCCATGCGGCCTATGGCGGAATCGGCATGGCATTTTATTTCAACTGGCCTGTGATTCCGTCCACCATGGGATTTTCCCTGGGGGCATCCCTAGTTATGGCCGCAGTGACCTTGAACAACAGGCAGCGGGCCGATACGGTTATTGGGGTAATCTGGGCCGTGGGCATGGCCTTCGGCATTATTCTGGTGGATCTGACCCCGGGATATAATGTGGATTTGATGAGTTATCTTTTTGGCAGTATACTCACCGTACCCGGATCAGACCTGATTATTATGGGTGTCATCGGTGCCCTGATTCTTTTTCTGGTGCTTTTTTTCTATAAGGAACTTATGGCGGTGTCCTATGATGAGGAGTTTGCCGGCCTGCGTGGACTTCCGGTGCGAGGGATTTACTTTTCCCTGATTGCAATGCTTGGGTTGACCGTGGTTATGGTGATTCAGGTGGTGGGTCTGATCATGGTGATTGCTCTGCTTACCATTCCGCCCTTCATAGTGGAAAAATATGCGCGCTCCCTGGGCGCCATGATGGTTGGTTCAAGTGTTCTGGGGATATGTTTTACCCTTTCAGGGCTTTATCTGTCCTATCGGTTTGATTTGACCTCGGGGGCTACCATCATCATGGTGGCCGGCACCGTATTCCTGGTCGTTCTGGGTTTTGAAAAAATTGGGGATGTTATCTCCAGAACGGTTCTGCATGCCGGAGAACAAAAAAGATAA
- a CDS encoding PLDc N-terminal domain-containing protein has product MTPKDLVLYILLIVGISFILTVLALIDLLKKDFPSLKEKFVWHLVAIVPIIGWIVYFALGAKKGTRKKFDS; this is encoded by the coding sequence ATGACACCCAAAGATCTTGTCTTGTATATCCTGCTCATTGTCGGCATCTCCTTTATTCTGACCGTGCTGGCCCTGATAGACCTTTTAAAGAAAGACTTCCCCTCACTAAAAGAGAAGTTTGTGTGGCATCTTGTGGCCATCGTTCCTATCATCGGCTGGATTGTCTATTTTGCACTGGGAGCCAAAAAGGGCACCCGTAAAAAATTTGATTCATAG